CATCCCAATACATGTATTGCATTATATGAGAACACAAAAAGTTAAGGATGGGTTTGTATGTAAACTAGAAAGGCAGAATTCTAACCTCTGCGGTTTTACTTCCATTAATAGATAGTGAAGATGTGTAATCAAATAAGGGTTCTTGGCATTCTCGTAGATTACAAGGAAGCGAAGGCCAATAGTTCATCTGAAGATTAATGTTCGTATGAGGAGCACCACTGAAAGAACAAAGGTGAGGTAAGTAACATCTCATATTATTCAATAAACAGTACCAAATTAGTTTAGCTATGCTCATGTTGATGTATTTAACTCTATGATGGTTCACTTGCCATGTTGTTATACTTACCTATGTTCCTCTAGAAAGCTTTCAACATCTAATACACACATAATATACATAATATATATATATATATAAAGAGAGAGAGAGAGAGAAATAGAGAGAGAGAGAGGCATACCTCCCATGGAGGTGAGGTTTTGTCGTTCCATATACCCTGCAGGTTTGCAGGTTGAGTTCCAGGCCGTGAACAGGAAATAAGAAGATATCGACCATATTGGAACAAGAGTTCCACAAGTGAAGGATCTTCATCAGTTTTAAAGGAATTCACCCTGTCAGCAGTAGAGCCCAAGGCATTGTCACTTCCCTTAAAATTCAAATTTTTAATGGGGTAGTACTTCTTCATCTCCAAACTTTTATTTTCATATATGCTCTTACAGCTTTTAGAAAGCTGCAATGAGACACGATGAAAAAGATTCTGATAGTCATCCAAATGATGAGCATAGAGGTCAGAATATGATAAATTTTTTATTGAATTCAATGCAGCGAGAGACTCTGAAGTCGGACTTCTCTTAGAATCAGAAGGCTCAGTAAATGGATTTTTAAATGAAGATGAGGCCACCAGAAGCAAAACAGCCCAATCTGCCTCTTCAACTCTAAATTTCATGTCATCCAAAGCATGTATCACACCTTTGTCACCACTAATCTGCAAATCAAGAACTGCAGTAAACTGAATCCCGTCATCGATTCTTTTACCAGGACAACTTCCTTCAAGTATAATTTGGTTTAGACCATTTACATGTGAACCATGATGCAACTTGCTGTCAAGAGAAACTGTAAATGATAGGGATCCTGATTTGCTTGCAGATATCTTTGTCACAATCACTTGGTCAGGATTCGAAGCAAAATGCTCCCTAGTATATTCTACCTCTCCTACAGAATATTTAATCCTTGCTGTTGCAGTATCTAGGTCTAATTCTCTGCTGTAAGTTTCTTCAGCATACTTGAGATGTGAATCATCAAACTCCAGGTTGATGTCGCAGAGTAGTTGGTATACCTTCATAAAGAGTATGTAACAGAATATTATTCCAGAATAACCAACATCTCCTAATAGACATGGAAACCATTAGATTGAAATTTTGAAGTAGCATTCACAACAATAAGCTCCTATTAATGTGACATAATTGGAATCTAGTTAACCATAAGCTGTGAATTACAAGATTCCAATTATATTTACCATACAAAACCTAATGACATTTCAAAAAAGACCTCTAATGATGGCATATCATCTACTCTATTATGTTACTGATTAAATTAGCATTCCACTAGCACCAAGAATCTGAAAAATGAATACTTGTACTGAATTAAATAACATGTTTGGCCAATATTTAGATTCCGTTTATCATTTGGTCAACATTCAGTGATTTCTATCTAGCAGAAAAATGGCGAACGAAGCATAATCGAAGTGGATGAAGTTACATACAGCAGATTGCTCTCCACTCAACTTGACCGCTGCTTCAGTTGCTTCAGCATATTTACCATCATCAACAAGTTTCCTAACCTCTGTTAGCGCCTGTGGAGCATTCGGGTTGGTGTAGTTGCCCGGAGTTCCAGTCCAGAGTGTGTCCTCTACACCAATTGAAACTTGATGCAATGAGTTTCACTATAATTTATGGTGTGTGCCTCTGTGCAAGACATAGAGATAGAGAGACATAAAACTGTAGAATGATTTCATCATCAATAATCTGAGAAGGCAAAAATCCCTGAAATACAAAACTGAATTCTGTAAGAATAATCACTCGTTTCAAAATTTCTCTATATCTCAGATTTCTGACCCACCAAAATGATTAATTAAAGCCAAAATATTCTCAACGACAAAGGTGGATGAACCAAGCTTCCCAATTTCCCATATGATATGGTGCATGCTTATCCAATTCAGGGATCCCTCCAAAATCCATTTGATCACTCACAAAAGTAATTTCCGGTTCCATTTAGGAAAACAACTAAACAAGTGAAAGCATTCCAAGCAACATAGACCAAACCACAGAAAACCCAATGAAAGTACACTAGATGCAAGTTTACCATTGAGCTGAAGAGTTTCTGAAGCCACACCACCCCAGACCATAGCTCCAAGCCTCCCATTGCCAATTGGAATTGCATCAGTCCAGAACTTTGCAGGCCCCCCAAAAGTAACCTTCAAAGGCTCAGAACTCTCATGTTCCTTCACTAAACTAGGAGTCCAGAGGTCCTTCTCTGCAGGCGGCCGCACCAGAACCCAGTCACCGTCCTCCATTGCACACAAAACTGAAACAAGAAGATGAACCCCGAAAGCTTATAAGCTTGCAGCCTAATTTCAGTTACACAAACGACTTGTTAGGCGGTGAAGTAATGACGATAGGTGGTGGGGCGTTTTCTGGTTTGGTGAGATAGGTTTTATCCGGTGAAGCAAAGTAAAGGGGTCCCCATGTAATCATGTAATCTATCACTGTAGGTTTGGAAAGTTGAGTTCTTTTTTATCTTTTTTTGCTTATTTTGTACTTTATGGAAACCAGAATCACAACAGAACGATATGCGTTTCTTTCCTCTTTGAAGCGAAGAAACGGCGGCGGATACGTCAGATTGGCCCACGAGAATTTTAATTTGTTATTGGAAATTTTTGAAAGAGGGGGATTTTAAGACATGTCTGACTATTGGTCTATGAGTCAAACTTAAATTTAAATTTTAGGTCAACCAAACCTATAAATATTCATATAGGTTTTGTATCTCTAACTCATAGAGGCTTAGTTTGCTATTGTGGTTTAAAAACTTAATTTTTTAAAAAACTCAGTTTTAAATAAGTAACCCCCAATCTGTTTTCTAAAATCGTGGTTATTTAAACTAAAAAGTTCTAGATAAGCACGTTTTAAGATTTTACCAAATAAAAAATCTATCTAAAATGGTGATTATAAGTGATTTTAATCCTTAAAACTCAATACCAAACTGGGCCAGAGTCCCCAAACTTATTTTGATTTTCAAATCGTCGTATGAAAAGATTGAATGAAAATTAGAGACTCTAAAGTCCTTCATTTTAATTTCATTTTTGATCCGATCAAATTAAACATCCATAATAAAAATATATATTCTTTGACCTAATGTTCTTACCTCCTTAGTTAGAAACACTTTAGACTTTTTTAAAAAAAAATTGTTAACGGTATTAATATATATGCATGTAGTACGACGTAGATGACTGGATCAAAATACTGTATAGTAGTTACTTGGTTCACTTAGTGCATAGAAGAATTTTCAGGAAAACTCATCGCGTACTATTCCCATTGAGAGTGATTGCACTTTAGGTCATAACTATCCTAATCTTCATTGTTATTGCTCGTAATTAATTGTTTGTTAGATATCAGAACCTTCACATTGGTATACAATTAAAACTAGGTTCTCATCAAATTAAGGAAACTAAAAACTCTAACCCTAATCCCGGATACCATCGAAATCCTAATAAGCCTAGGAAGTACTGTCCTACTTGGACAAGTTTAATTACCATCAAACCTTAACCAAAGAGGGATGGTAATTTCCCCTTGTATAAAGAAAACAGGTCAAGACTGAACATAGGTCTCCGTTTTTCATCTTTATAAACGTAGCTTGATTTCTGCCGAAAGGGAGATCGATGATGATCGAGTCTCTATTCGCTTGCTTTAATCCGCGATGCAATTCGAGCGGGATTAGGCTGCTAAAGAGAAAAAAAATCCTGAAGAAACTAAAGAGAGAGCAGAAGGAAAACGAAGATGAGCAGTACAGAATTAGTGAGTGTAGCAATTGGCAGTCACCTCCTCCTGATATCATGGAGAAAGTTCTGCAGCGTACTAGAGTAAGTGATCAAATAAGGCTAAGCATTGCCTGCAAGTCTTGGATGTCGATCGTTACGCGTAGAGATATTCACAGTGCTTCTCATGAACTCCCATGGTTGCTAGTCCCTCGAACCCAACATTGCAGCAACAAGTACCTGACTTTTGCCAGCCTCTCCGACGAAAAATTTGTCAAGCTGAAGCTACCCAAGAAAGTTCGCGGATGGTGGATATATGGGTCTTCTAAAGGTTGGTTGATCATGGTCAAGGAAAATGGATTAAACTCTACCATGTGTCTACTAAACCCAATTTCCGGAGTTCTACACCAACTTCCGCCCTTGAGAACACTACCATCTTTCTCATTTTTTGTAAAAACGAGTAATTGGAAGCTTTTCGGTGCCAATGAATACGTTCTTCATGTTGCATTACTTACCCCGAGCGATATTAATTCTTCAGACCCTTTTACGGTAGCCATAGTTTTTCAAGATTTTAAGCTCCGGAAGACATTGGGTTTATGCAAACTTGGAGACCTGACTTGGAGTGTCTTCCAGGTGTTAGACGACGATGAGCAAAACAACGAATCACTTGGAGGTGTATTGTTTTCTTCAAACACTCTGTTTGCTTTGGTCAGTGGTGAAACAGATGGTGTCGTCGCAGCCACTCGCACTCTAAACTTGGGAGATCATGAACTGAAACTGAAATTGGTTCATGACAAGCATGAAAACAAGAATGTGAGAGTTGATGAATTTAATATTGACTATGTCAAAATTTTCAATGGAGACTACAACTCACTATTGCTAGAATCCACCGGCAATGAAATCTTGGTAATCCATCAAATGTTAGATTTTGTTTATTTCAGACAACATGACCTTGATGATCTCGATGACAATGAAGCTGGTGGTGACAATGTTGTTGTAGATAATCAGGAAGGCATATATCAAGGCAATGATGATGATGATGAAGGTAATCATGACAATGATCCTGAGGTTGGCAACTTAATGGAAGATCAAGATGGAGGAGAAGTTAATGATGTTGTTATTGATATAGACGCACCCGGCTTTAATCCACTTTGCAGAACAAGGAGTTTTAGAGTATACAAAATTGATCAAAATAATAACAATTTAGTTCCGTTGAATAACTTGGGGGACCAATTGTTATTTATCGGAGATGCTGGTTCTACCTCTCTTCCGGCTAGTATATTTCCAGGAGTAGAAAGGAATTGCGTATATTTTACAACAAATACTTTTTGGGATATGGAATTGACTCGTAGAACATATAAGTCTCGTGAGATCGGCGTATTTTACTTGGATAATGAAAGAATTAGGAGATCTTTTCCGAGTGTCAACATGTCATTGTCGCACCAAGCCACGTGGTTCACTCCAAGTTTAAAATAGCAGATAGACCGAACTATTTTTGTTCTTCTTATATATATGTTGGATATAATATTTTTAATAATGAGTTCATGTTAATTGATTAGATAAATATATGTATTTTCTTTTGGGCATATAACACTAAACTACCATTTAAAGGTATAAATGATAAAATAATCTTCAAATATTCCACTTGATAAAAAAGTCACCATTAAAACATGTTACGTGATAAAATGATCACCTTATAGCATCTTAAATGATTAAAAAGTCTATTTTCACATTTTTTACATGACCATTCTACCCTCCTCTCTAATTTCACCTCTCTCTCTCTCNNNNNNNNNNNNNNNNNNNNTTACTACTCTACTCTCTCTCTCCTCTCTCTCTCTCTCTCTCTCTCTCTCTCTCTCTCTCTCTCTCTCTCTCTCTCTCTCTCTCACATCCAGATCAGACATGAGGACCAGATATGCTCCACCACGCTGTGCCATGGTGCTCCTTCACATCGGCCAAGTCGTTGGCGGCGAGGAAAAGGCTATGATCGGGCTCGGATTTGCTGAAGAATTGGCCGGAATCGGTGACGGTTCCGACGTTGGAAGTCGACGACGGCCGCCCGCTCGAAGCTCCACAACTTCAACATTTTCGTTCAAGCTCCAAATCTATAAAAATAGAAAAGAAAAGAAAGCTTGAATCCATGGGTTTTGTGTATTCTGAGTATGTTCTTTATGAATAAGAATGCATTCCTTATGAATCTTTCATTGCTTAGATTGTAAATGAATATTTGCTTGTTCTATTTCATATGTGTTATGTTATTTGGTCATGCATACCAAGTGTTTGATGAAATGTCTATGAATGAATTAAGGTGCACACCAAGTGTTTGATGAAATGTCTATGAAAGAATTAAGGTGCATGATTCTACTCGATGAATAAGAATGCATTCCTTATGAATTTTTCTTTGCTGAGATTGTAAATGAATATTTGCTTATTCTATTTGATAAAATGTCTATGAATGAATTAAGGTGCACACTAAGTGTTTGATTAAATGTCTATGAATGAATTAAGGTGCAC
The window above is part of the Fragaria vesca subsp. vesca linkage group LG2, FraVesHawaii_1.0, whole genome shotgun sequence genome. Proteins encoded here:
- the LOC101297611 gene encoding alpha-L-fucosidase 2-like, encoding MEDGDWVLVRPPAEKDLWTPSLVKEHESSEPLKVTFGGPAKFWTDAIPIGNGRLGAMVWGGVASETLQLNEDTLWTGTPGNYTNPNAPQALTEVRKLVDDGKYAEATEAAVKLSGEQSAVYQLLCDINLEFDDSHLKYAEETYSRELDLDTATARIKYSVGEVEYTREHFASNPDQVIVTKISASKSGSLSFTVSLDSKLHHGSHVNGLNQIILEGSCPGKRIDDGIQFTAVLDLQISGDKGVIHALDDMKFRVEEADWAVLLLVASSSFKNPFTEPSDSKRSPTSESLAALNSIKNLSYSDLYAHHLDDYQNLFHRVSLQLSKSCKSIYENKSLEMKKYYPIKNLNFKGSDNALGSTADRVNSFKTDEDPSLVELLFQYGRYLLISCSRPGTQPANLQGIWNDKTSPPWDGAPHTNINLQMNYWPSLPCNLRECQEPLFDYTSSLSINGSKTAEVNYEASGWVVHQVTDVWAKTSPDRGEAVWALWPMGGAWLCTHLWEHYTYTMDKDFLKSKAYPLLEGCASFLLDWLIEGPGEYLETNPSTSPEHMFIAPDGKQASVSYSTTMDISIIKEVFSAVLSAAEVLGKTQDTFIEHVRNAQSRLPPTKIARDGSIMEWAQDFEDPDVHHRHVSHLFGLFPGHTITLEKNPDLCKAVDYTLYKRGEEGPGWSTTWKTALWARLHNSEHAYRMVKHLINLVDPERESDFEGGLYSNLFTAHPPFQIDANFGFSAAVAEMLVQSTVEDLYLLPALPRDKWANGCIKGLKARGRVTVNICWSEGDLHEVGIWSENNNTVKVLHYRGSKVTANISSGRIYTFNRQLKCVRTVTL